In the genome of Petrotoga olearia DSM 13574, one region contains:
- the glnA gene encoding type I glutamate--ammonia ligase: MTKEELLEQIESQGIKYIRLQITDINGALKNVEIPSTELESSLTNGTMFDGSSIEGLVRINESDMLLKPDIDTFTVLPWTVEREKVGRFICDIYTSDDKHFPGDPRYVLKKVMNEMKEYGYIPYAGPEPEFFILPRDEKTRQPVLSPLDKGGYFDLLPIDLGERVRKNMVETLQSMGIRVEAAHHEVANSQHEIDFRYDNALKTADNIQTFKLVVRTIALLNGLWATFMPKPFFGMNGSGMHTHLSIFKDGKNIFYDPNGTYQLSNELRWFIGGVFKHIDTITVLANPTINSYKRLVPGYEAPVNIAWSVSNRSALVRIPMSRGEGTRLELRSPDPTANPYLLLASVFSSGLEGIKNKIEPPQPVDGNIYEMDYKEKNEKNIRYLPGSLQESLEALKKDEFMKEVLGKHIFEKFIELKEKEIEEFKIAVTDWEISKYINQF, from the coding sequence ATGACAAAAGAGGAATTATTGGAACAGATAGAAAGTCAAGGTATAAAGTATATTAGACTCCAGATTACAGATATCAACGGTGCTTTGAAAAACGTCGAAATTCCATCTACAGAGTTAGAATCTTCCTTGACTAATGGGACTATGTTTGATGGTTCATCGATTGAAGGGCTTGTTAGAATCAATGAATCCGATATGTTGCTTAAACCGGATATAGACACCTTTACAGTTTTACCATGGACCGTTGAAAGGGAAAAAGTAGGTAGGTTTATTTGTGATATTTATACTTCTGATGATAAGCATTTTCCGGGAGATCCAAGGTATGTGTTGAAGAAAGTCATGAATGAGATGAAAGAGTACGGCTATATCCCATATGCTGGTCCGGAACCAGAATTTTTTATTCTTCCAAGGGATGAGAAAACGAGGCAGCCAGTATTATCTCCTCTTGATAAAGGAGGCTATTTTGATTTACTTCCCATAGATTTAGGGGAAAGGGTTAGAAAAAACATGGTGGAAACTCTACAAAGTATGGGTATTCGAGTGGAGGCTGCTCACCACGAAGTAGCGAATTCTCAACATGAGATTGATTTCAGGTACGACAACGCCCTAAAAACGGCTGACAATATTCAAACTTTTAAATTGGTTGTAAGGACGATAGCTCTATTGAATGGATTGTGGGCAACGTTTATGCCTAAGCCATTTTTTGGTATGAATGGTTCAGGGATGCATACCCACTTGAGTATCTTTAAAGACGGAAAGAATATCTTTTACGATCCTAACGGTACTTATCAGTTAAGTAATGAGCTTAGATGGTTTATTGGAGGAGTTTTTAAACATATTGATACGATAACCGTTTTGGCAAATCCAACGATAAACTCATATAAAAGGTTAGTTCCCGGATACGAAGCCCCTGTTAACATCGCATGGTCCGTATCAAACAGAAGTGCTTTAGTGAGGATACCGATGTCGAGAGGTGAAGGAACTAGGTTAGAACTGAGATCTCCAGATCCAACAGCAAATCCTTATTTACTGTTAGCAAGTGTATTTTCATCTGGTTTAGAAGGTATAAAAAACAAGATAGAACCTCCTCAACCTGTTGATGGAAATATTTACGAAATGGACTACAAAGAAAAGAACGAAAAAAATATTAGATATTTACCTGGTTCACTCCAAGAATCCTTGGAAGCTCTGAAAAAAGATGAATTTATGAAAGAAGTCTTGGGAAAACATATATTTGAAAAATTTATAGAATTAAAAGAAAAGGAGATTGAAGAGTTTAAGATAGCGGTAACAGATTGGGAGATTAGTAAGTACATAAACCAATTTTGA
- a CDS encoding homocysteine S-methyltransferase family protein, with amino-acid sequence MNRKGFEQLLSKKILILDGGYGTEFIKRGYKDIPAELLNIRYPEVVYDLQSEYVKSGADILLTNTFSANRKKLKELNYEETFDKVNVKAVEIAKQASKGKALVFGDLSSLGEYPKPMGMLEMDEAIDEYYQQAKVLFENGVDGFIVETMTDIKELKAAVYGIRKVTEDLPLIAHMTFEENGRSVTGTSVEIFANVFNDLDVDVLGINCTLGPEDLLKVFERLSLTTNKFLSVEPNAGKPIFDGKDLEYKMKPEIFGMFVEDYLDLGVNIIGGCCGTSPEHIKVIRNMVKRRPKKIIKEIPIMYSSRTILNKLHPFSVIGERINPAGNKKLQNEIEEFNFENVIKRANSQKNAKAHAIDVNLGIEKILNEEHFKQVIIELDKHSSLPISFDIQNISFLETALKEYPGRPIINSSKLSKKDLDRKLELIKKYGGLLIVLALEKEILESAEERLQLVLRKWPYIESKGITKDRIIVDPLVLSLAANNDPNITLETVKLLSQNGFNTTMGLSNLSFGLPNRNYINAAFLSRAKSKGLTSAILNPEDEFLMNTLNGNLLLDKNIVIPSKVEKQDELTEKILQGEEGEVKGIIENQLKEKSPLEVSQDVLGKAMEKIGDLYAQGNIYLPELLLAAETVKPIFDYLNNLIPESQNDKKAKVVLATVEGDIHDIGKNIVAAVLRSANFRIIDLGKDVETSLIIDAVKKEKPNILGLSAMMTTTVGKIEEVVNELKKLSIKVKVIAGGASMNRKLAETFGCDAYAKDASEGLKICKSWVNLNS; translated from the coding sequence ATGAATAGAAAAGGTTTCGAACAATTATTAAGTAAAAAGATACTTATTTTAGACGGGGGATACGGCACTGAATTTATAAAAAGAGGATATAAAGATATTCCTGCTGAGCTTTTAAACATCAGATATCCTGAGGTAGTATATGATTTACAAAGTGAATACGTAAAATCGGGAGCAGACATCCTTTTAACCAATACGTTCAGTGCGAATCGAAAAAAACTCAAAGAATTAAATTATGAAGAAACGTTCGACAAAGTTAATGTCAAAGCTGTTGAAATTGCTAAACAAGCATCGAAAGGCAAGGCTTTAGTCTTTGGCGATCTATCCTCTCTAGGAGAGTATCCAAAGCCTATGGGAATGCTTGAAATGGACGAAGCTATAGACGAGTATTATCAGCAGGCAAAAGTGTTGTTTGAAAATGGTGTAGACGGTTTTATCGTTGAAACCATGACAGATATAAAAGAGTTAAAAGCAGCTGTGTATGGAATAAGAAAAGTCACAGAAGATTTACCTTTAATAGCTCATATGACGTTTGAAGAAAACGGTCGTTCTGTTACAGGAACTTCTGTGGAAATCTTCGCTAATGTTTTCAACGATTTGGATGTAGATGTATTAGGAATTAACTGTACTTTAGGTCCAGAGGATCTTTTAAAGGTTTTTGAACGTCTATCCCTCACGACTAACAAGTTCTTATCAGTTGAACCAAACGCTGGTAAACCCATTTTCGATGGAAAAGATTTGGAATACAAGATGAAGCCTGAAATATTTGGAATGTTCGTTGAAGACTATTTAGATTTAGGAGTAAATATTATTGGAGGCTGTTGTGGTACCTCTCCAGAACATATAAAAGTAATTAGAAATATGGTAAAAAGAAGGCCAAAAAAAATAATAAAAGAAATACCTATCATGTACTCTTCAAGAACAATATTAAACAAATTACATCCGTTTAGTGTTATCGGAGAGAGAATAAATCCTGCCGGGAACAAAAAACTTCAAAATGAAATCGAAGAATTCAACTTCGAAAATGTAATAAAAAGAGCTAACAGTCAAAAAAACGCCAAAGCACATGCGATAGACGTTAACTTGGGGATCGAAAAGATTTTGAATGAAGAGCATTTCAAGCAAGTTATCATAGAGCTAGACAAGCACTCTTCTCTTCCGATTTCTTTTGACATTCAAAATATAAGTTTTTTAGAAACAGCTTTAAAAGAGTACCCTGGAAGGCCGATAATCAATTCTTCCAAATTAAGTAAAAAAGATTTGGACAGAAAACTAGAGTTGATTAAAAAATATGGAGGATTACTAATAGTATTAGCGCTTGAGAAAGAGATCTTAGAATCTGCTGAAGAAAGGCTACAACTAGTGCTAAGAAAATGGCCGTACATAGAAAGTAAAGGAATAACTAAAGATAGAATTATAGTTGATCCATTGGTGTTGTCCCTTGCTGCCAATAATGATCCAAATATTACCCTGGAGACAGTAAAATTACTTTCACAAAATGGGTTCAATACCACTATGGGTCTTTCGAATCTTAGTTTCGGCTTACCAAACAGAAATTATATAAATGCAGCTTTTCTTTCAAGGGCAAAAAGTAAAGGCTTGACTTCAGCCATCTTAAATCCCGAAGATGAGTTCCTTATGAACACGTTGAATGGTAACCTATTGTTGGATAAAAATATTGTAATACCAAGTAAGGTTGAAAAACAAGATGAATTAACCGAGAAAATTTTACAAGGTGAAGAAGGTGAAGTAAAAGGAATCATTGAAAATCAGTTAAAAGAAAAAAGTCCATTGGAAGTTAGCCAAGATGTGCTTGGTAAAGCAATGGAAAAGATTGGAGACCTCTACGCACAAGGGAATATATATCTCCCAGAGTTGTTGTTAGCTGCTGAAACTGTCAAACCCATTTTTGATTACTTAAACAATTTGATTCCTGAATCTCAAAACGATAAAAAAGCTAAAGTCGTACTAGCCACGGTAGAAGGGGATATACACGATATTGGTAAAAATATAGTAGCAGCGGTATTAAGAAGCGCTAACTTCAGAATTATAGATCTTGGCAAAGATGTGGAAACTTCTTTAATAATCGATGCTGTGAAAAAAGAAAAGCCCAATATTTTAGGATTATCAGCTATGATGACAACTACCGTGGGAAAGATAGAAGAGGTGGTAAATGAACTAAAAAAATTAAGTATTAAGGTGAAAGTTATTGCCGGCGGTGCCTCGATGAACAGAAAACTTGCTGAAACCTTTGGCTGCGATGCCTACGCTAAAGATGCAAGCGAAGGGCTCAAGATATGTAAAAGCTGGGTCAATCTGAATTCATAA
- a CDS encoding methionine synthase has product MPQKKIYLLRAGFNGSKFQISEKLKEEINKIYELGLELAQPKAVCETYKIGSLPKELIPKSFDGVNSITFFVSTLGYEIDHYISNANTLSSMLMDAWASEAIEAFNESIDKRLRKDFGKGTRRFSPGYSDIDVRKNWDIVNNLLKTEIVVVNKDTGIITPRKSTVCMIGWYDE; this is encoded by the coding sequence ATGCCTCAGAAAAAAATATACCTACTCCGAGCTGGCTTCAATGGGTCTAAATTCCAAATCAGCGAAAAATTAAAAGAAGAAATAAATAAAATATATGAGCTTGGTTTAGAATTAGCACAACCAAAAGCCGTATGTGAAACATATAAAATAGGCTCACTTCCAAAAGAACTGATTCCTAAATCTTTCGATGGTGTTAACTCTATCACTTTTTTTGTATCCACCTTAGGATACGAAATAGACCATTATATATCAAACGCAAATACTCTCTCTTCCATGTTGATGGATGCTTGGGCCTCCGAAGCGATAGAGGCTTTCAACGAATCTATCGATAAAAGGCTGAGAAAAGATTTCGGTAAAGGTACCAGGAGGTTTTCTCCTGGATATTCGGATATAGATGTGAGAAAAAATTGGGATATAGTCAATAATTTACTCAAAACAGAGATAGTAGTTGTCAACAAAGATACTGGTATTATAACTCCAAGAAAAAGTACGGTATGTATGATAGGGTGGTACGATGAATAG
- a CDS encoding HAD-IIA family hydrolase — translation MVFTLINDIKTIEKLKQIELFVLDIDGTFYVSQKLVNGALKFSNLLKRQNKKLVFLTNNSNKSKKEYLQEFDALNYPIKENEIYTAGIAAAEYIKDKFGTKRIFLVATPSMINEYERVGHEIVTDSPDMVVVTFDKSLTYDKLAKASIFVSKGAFFFVTNPDLNCPTEEGPIPDTAAIASVVSKACNKEPDIVFGKPDPKILEMIMKDYQVPPEKTCIVGDRLYTDILIGINAGTLSTLVLTGEAKLEDLKDSAIKPDLVVDDLGQLADLIIDGGRS, via the coding sequence GTGGTTTTTACTCTGATAAACGATATAAAAACAATCGAAAAATTAAAACAAATAGAACTCTTCGTTTTAGATATAGACGGCACTTTTTATGTCAGCCAAAAGTTAGTTAACGGTGCATTAAAATTCTCTAACCTTTTGAAGAGACAAAATAAAAAGCTTGTCTTTTTAACCAACAATTCAAACAAATCAAAGAAAGAGTACCTACAAGAGTTTGACGCTTTAAACTATCCAATAAAAGAAAACGAAATCTACACCGCAGGCATAGCTGCTGCAGAATATATAAAAGATAAGTTTGGGACAAAAAGGATTTTTTTGGTGGCTACTCCTTCGATGATAAACGAGTATGAAAGGGTTGGCCATGAAATTGTTACGGATTCCCCTGATATGGTGGTAGTTACCTTCGATAAAAGCTTAACCTATGATAAGTTGGCAAAAGCCTCCATATTTGTATCTAAAGGAGCTTTCTTTTTTGTTACCAATCCAGATTTGAATTGCCCAACCGAAGAAGGACCAATCCCAGATACTGCTGCTATTGCAAGTGTAGTATCTAAAGCATGCAATAAAGAACCTGATATCGTCTTCGGGAAACCAGATCCCAAGATCTTAGAAATGATAATGAAAGATTATCAAGTTCCTCCAGAAAAAACTTGTATAGTTGGAGACAGGTTGTATACCGATATATTAATCGGAATAAACGCTGGTACATTATCTACATTGGTATTAACTGGGGAAGCAAAATTGGAAGACTTAAAAGATTCTGCAATAAAACCGGATCTTGTAGTTGACGATTTAGGACAACTTGCGGATCTCATCATAGATGGGGGACGTAGCTAA
- a CDS encoding aldo/keto reductase → MQINVSNSGLYLSKIVQGMMRLRDWNLSTKETEEFILKAIDLGVTTFDHADIYGNYTCESLFGGALKLNPSIRDKIQIVTKCGIVLPNKETKRIHYYDTSKDHILKSVDNSLRNLHTDYIDLLLIHRPDPFMNPEEIAEAFLELHKSGKVRFFGVSNFTIDQFKTLQSKFSLPLVTNQIEISPSNLEHFENDNIYFLLGKNINPMAWSPLAGGKLFDASNDKSVRILTTLKEVAKELGIDSIDTVVYAWLLNHPVGVIPISGSGKLERLKNAVAALNIKMTREQWFKIYEAALGHDVP, encoded by the coding sequence ATGCAAATAAACGTTTCTAATAGTGGTTTGTACTTATCAAAAATAGTACAAGGAATGATGAGACTTAGAGACTGGAATCTTTCCACAAAAGAAACAGAAGAATTTATTTTGAAAGCGATAGACTTAGGAGTAACTACTTTTGATCATGCTGATATTTATGGAAATTATACTTGTGAAAGCTTATTTGGAGGAGCCTTAAAATTAAATCCTTCTATTAGAGATAAGATTCAGATTGTAACCAAGTGTGGTATAGTTCTTCCCAACAAAGAAACAAAAAGAATACATTATTACGATACCAGCAAAGACCATATACTGAAATCTGTAGATAATTCCCTTCGCAATCTTCATACCGACTATATCGATTTACTCCTGATACATCGCCCAGATCCCTTCATGAACCCAGAAGAAATTGCAGAAGCCTTCCTAGAGTTACACAAATCTGGTAAAGTTCGTTTCTTCGGAGTTTCTAATTTCACCATTGATCAATTCAAAACTTTGCAATCCAAATTTAGCCTTCCTTTGGTAACCAATCAAATAGAAATATCCCCTTCCAACTTAGAACATTTTGAAAACGATAATATTTATTTTTTGTTAGGAAAAAACATTAATCCAATGGCTTGGTCTCCTCTGGCTGGCGGGAAGTTATTCGATGCCTCAAACGACAAGTCGGTAAGAATATTGACAACGTTGAAAGAAGTCGCCAAAGAACTCGGTATTGATTCCATCGATACTGTTGTCTACGCTTGGCTTTTAAACCACCCTGTCGGAGTAATCCCTATTTCAGGAAGCGGTAAATTAGAAAGGCTTAAGAATGCTGTTGCTGCTTTGAACATAAAAATGACGAGAGAGCAGTGGTTTAAAATCTATGAAGCTGCCCTTGGCCATGATGTACCGTAA
- a CDS encoding 1-phosphofructokinase family hexose kinase gives MIFTITLNPCLDRYLYVDKLKVEDTTRVKKIKDYPAGKGIDVSRAIKELDGKSVAISFLGGENGRKIEEMLDREGVIYTAVRITKETRMNIILQEQNSQYRLSVQGPKIPKTDLNQLYETLKLLIRENDTVVISGSLPRGVTPNFYAEIISYLKGKNARIYFDSDGENLKVGVESHPDCIKPNLYEFQRVLGKKINGIDKVQLAKYGLDLIDRYGIKEILLTLGSEGAMFISKESCLYAPSIDVPVQSAVGSGDSFLAAYVLKREEVANEEEAFKWANASGNASVMTPGTELCRKNDVLRLLDEVKIEKIF, from the coding sequence ATGATATTTACAATAACGCTTAATCCGTGTTTAGATAGATACCTTTATGTAGATAAATTAAAAGTAGAAGATACTACTCGTGTTAAAAAGATAAAAGATTATCCGGCCGGAAAAGGAATCGATGTTTCCAGGGCAATCAAAGAATTGGACGGTAAATCCGTGGCTATTTCTTTTCTTGGTGGTGAAAATGGAAGAAAGATTGAGGAAATGCTGGATAGAGAAGGTGTAATATATACCGCTGTTAGAATTACAAAAGAAACTAGAATGAACATCATTTTACAGGAACAAAATTCTCAATATCGGCTGAGTGTTCAAGGTCCAAAAATTCCAAAAACTGATTTGAACCAGTTGTATGAGACTCTCAAACTTTTAATTAGAGAAAATGATACCGTTGTTATTTCAGGAAGTTTGCCACGAGGGGTAACCCCAAATTTTTATGCAGAAATAATTTCTTACCTTAAAGGAAAAAACGCTAGAATATATTTTGATTCCGACGGTGAAAATTTAAAAGTCGGCGTTGAATCACATCCTGATTGTATCAAACCTAATTTATACGAGTTTCAAAGAGTTCTTGGTAAAAAAATAAATGGAATTGACAAAGTCCAACTTGCTAAATATGGTTTGGATCTAATTGATAGGTACGGAATAAAAGAAATATTACTTACTCTAGGATCAGAGGGCGCTATGTTTATCTCCAAGGAGAGTTGCCTATACGCTCCTTCCATAGATGTCCCTGTTCAAAGTGCGGTTGGATCAGGAGATTCCTTTCTTGCAGCTTACGTTTTAAAACGCGAAGAAGTCGCAAACGAAGAAGAAGCCTTTAAATGGGCGAATGCCTCAGGTAACGCCTCAGTCATGACTCCTGGAACAGAACTTTGTCGAAAAAATGACGTTTTGAGGCTTTTAGATGAAGTCAAAATCGAGAAGATATTCTAA
- the upp gene encoding uracil phosphoribosyltransferase, which produces MDNLHIVDHPLIKHKLSIMRNKETGPKEFRELLNEITLLLTYEAARNLPTMEVEVETPIAMTKGEMVEDKKVTIVPILRAGLGMLDGVLSLVPNASVGFLGVYRDPDTLKAIEYYVKFPPLTEDHQIFILDPMLATGHSMNHAIKQVKKQGGQNITIMSLIAAPEGVNVVVSENPDVIIYTAALDSKLNSKAYIVPGLGDAGDRLYRTK; this is translated from the coding sequence ATGGATAATCTTCACATCGTTGATCATCCTTTGATAAAGCATAAACTTTCTATAATGAGAAATAAAGAAACAGGGCCTAAAGAATTCAGGGAACTTTTAAATGAGATAACTCTTCTTCTTACTTATGAAGCAGCTAGAAATCTTCCAACGATGGAGGTTGAAGTTGAAACGCCTATCGCTATGACGAAAGGTGAGATGGTTGAAGATAAAAAAGTTACAATAGTTCCTATATTGCGAGCAGGTTTAGGCATGTTGGATGGTGTTCTTTCATTGGTTCCAAATGCAAGTGTTGGTTTTCTAGGTGTATATAGAGACCCCGATACTCTCAAGGCAATAGAGTATTATGTGAAGTTTCCACCTTTGACAGAAGACCATCAAATCTTTATTCTTGATCCTATGCTTGCTACAGGGCATTCTATGAATCATGCTATAAAGCAAGTGAAAAAACAAGGAGGACAGAATATTACTATTATGTCCTTGATAGCCGCTCCTGAAGGGGTTAACGTAGTTGTAAGTGAAAACCCAGATGTGATTATTTACACCGCCGCTTTGGATAGTAAACTCAATTCAAAAGCGTATATTGTTCCCGGCTTGGGAGATGCAGGGGACAGATTGTACAGGACCAAATAA
- the murJ gene encoding murein biosynthesis integral membrane protein MurJ: MSKLLQHTFLFSLATLISRLLGLLRDATFAHYFGISAEYDAYLIAIILPFFLRKIFADGALSSAFIPLFTRKQGKDSQVFLSTTIWFVLITTVLLYIPVYLFSDQIVLVLGTGLSESTMELTSYLLKITYPFIIFISLWAVATGVLNSNDIYFGPAFAPALSNICSIVFILLSSYFFPRILGPTIGFTVGGVLQFVFVYYILRRNHFRLTLDFNFKDLKSIMNLFGPALLGVAVASLNTLVDTNIATWTGTGGVSTIQYALRIYQLPLSIFAISVANALLPKLSYSSSIKDEIEYKKNLKDSIELTLFLAIPSMFGLIFLNKEIVALIYQHGSFTFEDTLITAKTLLYYSLGLPFYSLHTIFIRTYHAKLNTKYPSLVATVMLLVNATLDVLLAFKYGVVGIALATSISGIVGMFMTGFNIFKGLNRKDWIEISKIFIASTIMSIFIVVCKGFFDSRLLVVFLIALSVLVYFLSAYLIGSKKLKLAINLFFKRK; this comes from the coding sequence ATGTCGAAATTGTTGCAGCATACATTTCTTTTCTCGTTGGCAACTCTTATAAGTAGATTATTAGGCCTTTTACGGGATGCTACCTTTGCTCATTATTTCGGAATTAGTGCTGAGTACGATGCATATTTAATAGCAATTATTCTTCCTTTTTTTCTTCGGAAAATCTTCGCTGATGGAGCTCTCTCCTCAGCTTTTATTCCTTTATTTACAAGAAAACAAGGAAAAGATTCTCAGGTGTTTCTCAGCACCACAATATGGTTTGTATTAATAACGACTGTTTTATTATATATACCTGTGTATCTTTTTTCGGACCAAATAGTTTTAGTCTTGGGAACCGGTTTATCTGAATCAACAATGGAATTAACCTCTTATTTGTTGAAAATTACATATCCTTTTATAATTTTTATCTCCTTGTGGGCAGTAGCTACAGGTGTTTTAAATAGTAACGATATTTATTTTGGACCTGCATTCGCTCCTGCTTTATCTAACATTTGCAGCATAGTTTTTATCCTTTTATCTTCTTACTTTTTCCCAAGAATATTAGGTCCCACAATAGGATTCACAGTGGGAGGAGTTTTACAGTTTGTGTTTGTTTATTATATCTTGAGAAGAAACCATTTCCGATTGACACTTGACTTTAATTTTAAAGATTTGAAAAGTATCATGAATTTGTTTGGTCCTGCCTTATTAGGAGTGGCTGTGGCTTCCTTGAATACATTAGTTGATACCAATATCGCAACATGGACCGGTACGGGTGGTGTTTCGACCATTCAATACGCCCTAAGAATTTATCAGCTTCCATTGAGCATATTCGCTATCAGTGTTGCAAACGCCCTTTTACCCAAATTATCATATTCTTCAAGTATAAAAGATGAAATAGAATACAAGAAAAATTTAAAAGATAGTATAGAACTAACTTTATTCTTGGCAATTCCTTCGATGTTTGGTTTAATATTTTTGAACAAAGAGATCGTCGCTTTGATATATCAACATGGTAGTTTTACCTTTGAAGATACGTTGATAACAGCAAAAACCTTGTTATATTATTCTCTGGGGCTTCCTTTTTATTCTTTACATACTATCTTTATTAGAACTTACCACGCTAAATTAAATACAAAGTACCCTTCTTTAGTGGCAACTGTAATGCTTTTAGTGAACGCAACTCTCGATGTATTGTTGGCTTTCAAATATGGTGTGGTAGGTATTGCATTAGCAACCTCTATTTCCGGTATTGTTGGCATGTTTATGACAGGTTTCAACATTTTTAAAGGTTTGAATCGAAAAGATTGGATAGAAATATCTAAAATTTTCATTGCAAGCACCATAATGTCTATATTTATTGTGGTTTGTAAAGGATTTTTTGATTCTAGACTGCTAGTTGTTTTTCTGATTGCTCTTAGTGTCCTCGTTTATTTCTTATCAGCGTACCTTATTGGTTCAAAAAAGTTAAAATTGGCTATAAATCTTTTCTTTAAAAGAAAATAG
- a CDS encoding ABC transporter ATP-binding protein, with product MTENTILKVEGLKKYFPLKRTVGEVLTRTPPQYVKAVDEVNFEVKKGETLGLVGESGSGKTTTGRLITRLEDPTEGKILFKEKDISTLTKKELKHIRKEIQIIFQDPLAALNPHMRIGEAVMHPLQIHNIGKNRYERQKLVMEMLERVQLSPANEYYYRYPRDLSGGQRQRVVIARALILKPIFVVADEAVAMLDVSVRSQLLQLMINLKNDFDLTYLFITHDLATTKYICDRIAVMYLGKIVEVGNFEQIYTKPKHPYTQALISAVPEPDPKSKKKRIIPQGEVPNAVNIPTGCRFHPRCPYVKEICKIKEPTLKNVENQQVACHLYDSEYEKSIV from the coding sequence ATGACTGAAAATACAATTTTAAAAGTTGAAGGATTAAAAAAATATTTCCCTTTAAAAAGAACAGTGGGTGAAGTTTTGACTAGGACCCCTCCTCAATATGTAAAGGCAGTAGATGAGGTCAATTTTGAAGTAAAAAAAGGTGAAACTCTTGGTTTAGTTGGTGAATCAGGAAGTGGGAAAACCACAACAGGTAGGTTAATTACAAGATTAGAAGATCCTACTGAAGGGAAAATTTTATTCAAAGAAAAAGACATCAGTACCTTAACGAAAAAGGAATTAAAACACATAAGAAAAGAGATTCAAATAATCTTTCAAGATCCACTTGCAGCCTTGAATCCTCATATGAGGATCGGTGAAGCTGTGATGCATCCTCTACAAATACACAATATCGGGAAGAACCGTTATGAAAGGCAGAAGCTTGTTATGGAAATGTTGGAAAGGGTACAGTTATCCCCTGCGAATGAGTATTATTATAGATATCCTCGTGATTTATCCGGTGGCCAAAGACAGAGGGTTGTAATAGCAAGGGCTTTAATCTTAAAACCTATCTTTGTTGTGGCAGATGAAGCGGTTGCGATGCTAGATGTTTCTGTTAGATCCCAACTGTTGCAACTAATGATCAACTTAAAAAACGATTTTGATTTGACTTATCTTTTCATCACACACGATTTAGCTACAACCAAATATATTTGTGACAGGATTGCAGTAATGTACTTGGGCAAAATTGTAGAAGTTGGAAATTTTGAGCAAATATATACAAAGCCAAAACATCCATACACTCAGGCTCTAATATCAGCGGTTCCTGAACCCGATCCAAAGAGTAAGAAAAAAAGAATAATACCTCAAGGAGAGGTTCCAAATGCGGTTAACATTCCGACAGGTTGCAGGTTTCATCCTAGATGTCCCTATGTAAAAGAAATTTGTAAAATTAAAGAACCCACTTTGAAAAATGTAGAAAATCAACAAGTTGCGTGTCATCTGTATGATTCAGAATACGAAAAGAGTATCGTTTAG